The Spirosoma radiotolerans genome has a window encoding:
- the fumC gene encoding class II fumarate hydratase, with the protein MEYRIEKDTMGQVQVPANVYWGAQTQRSIENFKIAQDINKMPREIIRAFAYLKKAAALTNLDAGTLTQEKSDLIGQACDEILDGKLDDQFPLVVWQTGSGTQSNMNVNEVIAYRGHVLHGGQLADEKKFLHPNDDVNKSQSSNDTFPTAMHIAAYKILVDVTIPGITKLRDTLAAKSKQFMHIVKIGRTHFMDATPLTVGQELSGYVSQLDHGLRAINNSLAHLSELALGGTAVGTGINTPPNYSENVAKHIASVTGLPFITAENKFEALAAHDAIVEAHGALKTVAASLMKIGNDIRMLSSGPRAGIGELHIPDNEPGSSIMPGKVNPTQSEAMTMVAAQVMGNDVAINIGGMSGHFELNVFKPVMIFNFLHSARLIGDVCVSFNDKCAEGIEPIEANIKKHVDSSLMLVTALNTKIGYYKAAEIAQTAHKNGSTLKETALKLGYLTEEEFNEWVKPEDMVGKIE; encoded by the coding sequence ATGGAATACCGTATCGAAAAAGACACGATGGGCCAGGTACAGGTGCCGGCCAATGTTTATTGGGGCGCCCAGACCCAGCGCTCGATCGAGAACTTTAAAATTGCTCAGGACATCAATAAAATGCCCCGCGAAATTATCCGGGCGTTTGCCTATCTGAAAAAAGCAGCCGCCCTGACCAACCTCGACGCGGGTACATTGACGCAGGAAAAGAGCGACCTGATCGGGCAGGCCTGCGACGAAATTCTGGACGGAAAGCTGGACGATCAATTTCCCCTCGTCGTGTGGCAAACCGGTTCCGGTACGCAGTCGAACATGAACGTCAACGAAGTGATTGCCTATCGCGGGCACGTTCTGCATGGTGGACAACTCGCCGACGAGAAAAAGTTTCTGCACCCGAATGATGATGTAAACAAGTCGCAGTCATCGAACGATACGTTTCCGACGGCGATGCACATTGCTGCCTATAAAATTCTGGTCGACGTGACGATTCCGGGCATCACCAAACTGCGCGACACGCTGGCTGCCAAGTCGAAACAGTTCATGCACATCGTCAAAATCGGTCGGACGCACTTCATGGATGCGACGCCACTAACGGTAGGGCAGGAGCTTTCGGGCTATGTTTCGCAACTCGATCATGGTCTGCGCGCCATTAACAATTCGCTGGCTCACCTGAGCGAACTGGCCCTGGGTGGCACCGCAGTGGGAACCGGCATCAACACGCCCCCGAATTACTCTGAGAACGTGGCTAAGCACATTGCCAGCGTTACGGGTTTGCCCTTCATCACGGCCGAAAATAAGTTTGAAGCACTGGCTGCTCACGATGCCATTGTGGAAGCTCACGGTGCGCTGAAAACCGTAGCCGCCAGCCTCATGAAAATTGGTAATGACATTCGCATGCTGTCGAGCGGCCCGCGCGCGGGTATCGGCGAACTGCACATTCCCGACAATGAACCGGGGTCGTCGATCATGCCGGGTAAGGTGAACCCTACCCAAAGCGAAGCCATGACAATGGTGGCCGCGCAGGTAATGGGCAACGACGTGGCCATTAACATTGGCGGTATGAGCGGTCATTTCGAACTGAACGTGTTCAAGCCGGTCATGATCTTCAACTTCCTGCATTCGGCCCGGCTGATCGGCGACGTGTGCGTATCGTTCAACGACAAGTGTGCTGAAGGCATTGAGCCCATCGAAGCGAACATCAAAAAACACGTCGATTCGTCGCTGATGCTGGTAACCGCTCTAAATACGAAGATCGGCTATTATAAAGCTGCTGAAATTGCTCAGACGGCCCACAAAAACGGGTCTACCCTGAAAGAAACGGCCCTCAAACTTGGCTACCTGACGGAAGAGGAGTTCAATGAGTGGGTAAAGCCGGAAGATATGGTAGGGAAGATTGAGTAA
- the parS gene encoding type II RES/Xre toxin-antitoxin system antitoxin codes for MQVSIPQIMTALGGESVVKRHVENTFDLIDLVNEGLPMQSVKFLQDRLGFSNRTMSHLLAISESTYQRRIRAKSSLTKDETEKAISLSELYAKGIDIFGSSEKFHYWLDNPNYALGNRKPVDLLDSTIGRQEAMEILFRIQYGIYS; via the coding sequence ATGCAAGTATCCATTCCTCAAATAATGACTGCTCTGGGGGGAGAATCAGTTGTAAAGCGACATGTAGAAAACACGTTTGACTTAATTGACTTGGTCAATGAAGGCTTGCCAATGCAATCAGTCAAGTTTTTACAAGACAGGCTTGGCTTTTCGAACCGTACAATGAGCCATTTATTAGCCATTTCTGAAAGTACCTATCAGCGTCGAATTAGGGCCAAGTCATCTTTAACTAAAGATGAAACCGAAAAAGCTATTTCCCTCTCAGAACTCTATGCCAAAGGGATTGATATTTTCGGTAGCTCAGAAAAATTCCACTATTGGTTAGACAATCCTAACTACGCGCTGGGAAATCGAAAACCTGTCGATTTACTGGACTCAACTATTGGACGCCAAGAGGCAATGGAAATCTTATTTCGCATCCAGTACGGTATTTATTCATAG
- a CDS encoding RES family NAD+ phosphorylase: MRLYRFSPTAFANDLSGTGGLYSAGRWNRKGTRILYTSDCVSLAKLELLANSTTLPDNLMLVTLEVPEDATCFNVPLGTLPTNWRTIPYRSELAIIAEQWQKAMAYWLLQVPSVHSPTEFNYLLNPLHPEHETLKLISVEPHSFDPRLK, from the coding sequence ATGCGATTATACCGTTTCTCGCCAACCGCTTTTGCAAACGATCTTAGCGGTACCGGTGGCCTCTACAGTGCTGGGCGATGGAATCGTAAAGGAACTAGAATTTTGTATACGTCAGACTGTGTCTCGCTCGCAAAACTTGAGCTACTGGCCAACTCGACAACATTACCGGATAACCTTATGTTAGTAACCCTTGAGGTTCCGGAGGATGCTACCTGTTTTAACGTTCCGCTAGGCACGCTCCCTACAAATTGGCGAACAATTCCATACCGTTCCGAATTGGCTATAATCGCGGAACAATGGCAGAAAGCAATGGCCTATTGGCTATTGCAAGTCCCATCCGTTCATTCCCCAACTGAGTTCAATTATCTTCTCAATCCTCTTCACCCCGAGCACGAAACACTTAAATTGATTAGTGTTGAACCACATTCGTTTGACCCAAGGCTGAAATAA
- a CDS encoding helix-turn-helix domain-containing protein: protein MPPYKLPQKIAARQHEITADFLHIIDRHLADIVDGRVLDMYEIRDIAEEMHIHPTHLSNTIKLTTGKAPCFFFEEKIMIIARAMLQDNRRSIADIATTLTFDPSNFTKFFKRFQGMTPKQYRESVLQEEWAKTELLTI from the coding sequence ATGCCTCCTTACAAACTACCCCAGAAAATAGCGGCTCGTCAGCACGAAATAACGGCTGATTTCCTCCATATCATTGACCGGCATCTGGCCGATATCGTCGATGGTCGCGTGCTGGATATGTACGAAATCCGGGACATTGCCGAGGAAATGCACATTCACCCGACGCACCTCAGCAATACCATCAAACTGACAACCGGTAAGGCGCCGTGCTTCTTTTTTGAAGAAAAGATCATGATCATTGCCCGAGCGATGTTACAGGACAACCGGCGCTCCATTGCTGACATTGCCACTACACTCACTTTCGACCCGTCAAACTTTACCAAGTTCTTTAAACGGTTTCAGGGAATGACGCCCAAGCAGTATCGGGAATCGGTTTTGCAGGAAGAATGGGCAAAAACTGAACTACTCACCATTTAA
- a CDS encoding SDR family oxidoreductase — protein MATENKIALVTGGSRGLGKNMALRLAQKGIGVVLTYNSKQEEAQSVVTEIEALGQKAVALQLNTSDVRSFDAFYEQLKTALQDTFMTDRFDFLINNAGTAAYASFADTTEEQFDEMVNIHLKGIFFLTQKALPLLNDGGRIINISTGLARFATPGYSAYASMKGGVEVFTRYLAKELGARGIAANVVAPGAIETDFGGGHVRDNAQINSQLASVTALGRVGLPDDIGGVVAFLCTEEARWINAQRIEVSGGMFL, from the coding sequence ATGGCAACTGAAAACAAAATTGCATTAGTGACCGGCGGCAGCCGGGGTTTGGGCAAAAATATGGCCCTCCGTTTGGCACAAAAAGGCATTGGTGTCGTGCTGACGTATAACAGCAAACAGGAGGAAGCCCAATCAGTCGTGACTGAAATTGAGGCCCTTGGCCAAAAAGCGGTAGCCCTGCAACTCAATACCAGCGACGTCCGGAGCTTCGATGCGTTTTATGAGCAACTTAAAACCGCGCTGCAAGACACGTTCATGACAGATCGCTTCGACTTCCTGATCAATAATGCTGGTACGGCCGCGTATGCGTCGTTCGCCGATACCACCGAAGAGCAGTTTGACGAGATGGTGAACATCCACTTGAAGGGTATTTTCTTCCTGACTCAAAAAGCCCTGCCCCTACTCAACGACGGTGGCCGGATCATCAACATTTCAACAGGGCTGGCTCGCTTTGCTACGCCAGGCTATTCAGCCTACGCCAGCATGAAAGGGGGAGTCGAAGTCTTCACCCGATACCTGGCCAAAGAACTGGGCGCACGGGGAATCGCGGCCAACGTTGTAGCGCCCGGTGCCATCGAAACCGATTTTGGCGGAGGCCATGTGCGCGACAACGCCCAGATTAACAGCCAGCTGGCCTCGGTTACGGCACTGGGCCGTGTCGGTCTGCCGGATGATATCGGTGGAGTGGTTGCGTTTTTGTGCACCGAGGAAGCCCGGTGGATCAACGCGCAACGCATTGAGGTTTCGGGCGGCATGTTTTTGTAA
- a CDS encoding dienelactone hydrolase family protein yields the protein MDQRIINLFDEYTHKPLKRDDFLKRLAQLTGSMATALTVLPLLEVNYAHAETVAQQDDRIKTESVTFPGSDTTMKGYLARPAAAGKYPSVVVIHENRGLNPHIEDITRRLALAGFLALAPDALSSSGGTPADETQMRELFGKLDPQKTRENFEKALDYLKTRPESTGKVGCVGFCWGGAMANQLAVHYPDLKAAVPFYGRQPDAADVPKIKAAVQLHYGGLDERINAGIPAYEEALKKAGVPYELYVYEGAQHAFNNDTAPTRYNEAAAKLAWERTTKFLKAKLA from the coding sequence ATGGATCAACGAATTATCAATCTCTTTGACGAATACACGCACAAGCCGCTGAAACGAGACGATTTCCTGAAACGACTGGCGCAGCTAACAGGCAGTATGGCCACGGCATTAACCGTTTTACCGCTTCTGGAAGTCAACTATGCGCATGCCGAAACAGTAGCCCAACAGGACGACCGGATCAAAACCGAATCGGTGACATTTCCCGGTTCGGACACGACCATGAAAGGGTACCTGGCCCGACCCGCAGCGGCTGGAAAGTACCCTTCCGTTGTAGTCATTCACGAAAATCGGGGTTTGAACCCGCATATTGAAGACATAACCCGCCGACTGGCGCTGGCCGGTTTTCTGGCCCTGGCCCCTGACGCCCTTTCGTCCTCAGGCGGCACACCAGCCGATGAAACGCAGATGCGTGAACTGTTTGGCAAACTGGATCCTCAGAAAACCCGTGAGAATTTTGAGAAAGCCCTCGATTATCTCAAAACACGTCCTGAAAGCACGGGTAAAGTAGGATGCGTAGGTTTCTGCTGGGGCGGAGCCATGGCCAATCAGCTCGCCGTTCACTATCCTGACCTGAAAGCCGCGGTTCCTTTCTATGGCCGCCAGCCCGATGCCGCCGATGTGCCCAAGATAAAAGCAGCCGTACAGCTCCATTATGGTGGTCTGGATGAGCGTATCAATGCCGGCATTCCAGCTTACGAGGAGGCCCTCAAGAAAGCAGGCGTCCCCTACGAATTGTACGTGTACGAAGGCGCTCAACATGCCTTTAACAACGATACAGCACCCACGCGTTATAATGAAGCCGCTGCCAAACTGGCCTGGGAGCGGACAACGAAATTTTTAAAAGCGAAACTGGCTTAG
- the pgl gene encoding 6-phosphogluconolactonase, giving the protein MQLIIKKNPADLAKAAADFITKRIKEVLKTQDRFTIALSGGSTPKALHELLAKAPYVDQIPWLQLHVFWGDERYVPIDDEQSNAGMAYDTLLGHVYTPEEQIHVWRTDLEPEAAAADYDRILHEYFGDTGPTFDLVLLGMGDDGHTLSLFPGTEVVHETTAWTNAYFLTQQDMYRLTLTAPVVNRASCVAFLVAGPKKAEPLKEVLEGNYNPDKYPSQVIKPADGELVWLVDEKAAALLKK; this is encoded by the coding sequence ATGCAACTCATTATCAAAAAGAACCCGGCAGATCTGGCCAAAGCCGCTGCTGACTTTATTACCAAACGCATTAAGGAGGTTCTCAAAACTCAGGATCGTTTCACGATTGCCCTGTCGGGGGGAAGTACGCCTAAAGCGTTGCATGAGTTATTGGCAAAGGCCCCTTACGTTGATCAGATCCCGTGGCTTCAACTTCATGTTTTCTGGGGCGATGAGCGCTATGTGCCCATCGACGATGAGCAAAGCAATGCAGGTATGGCTTATGATACCCTGCTAGGGCACGTTTACACCCCCGAAGAGCAGATACACGTCTGGCGAACGGATCTCGAGCCCGAAGCTGCTGCCGCCGATTATGATCGAATTCTACATGAATATTTCGGCGATACCGGACCTACTTTCGACCTTGTCCTGCTAGGCATGGGCGACGATGGGCATACACTTTCGTTGTTCCCAGGCACTGAGGTCGTACATGAAACAACTGCCTGGACCAACGCTTATTTTCTGACTCAACAGGACATGTACCGATTGACACTCACGGCACCCGTTGTGAATCGGGCTTCCTGTGTTGCGTTTTTAGTCGCCGGTCCTAAAAAAGCGGAACCACTGAAAGAAGTACTTGAAGGAAACTATAATCCGGATAAATATCCGTCGCAGGTGATCAAGCCTGCCGATGGTGAACTGGTCTGGCTAGTCGATGAGAAAGCGGCTGCTCTTCTAAAAAAATAA
- a CDS encoding cupin domain-containing protein, protein MSQLATLFVDDQRLPWETVAEGVKRKIMTYDANLMMVKVAFEAGGIGAAHSHVHTQMSYVDSGVFTISIGDETRIVRAGDAYYIPPNVWHGAVCEEAGVLVDVFTPMREDFV, encoded by the coding sequence ATGTCCCAACTCGCTACTCTGTTTGTCGATGACCAACGCTTACCGTGGGAAACGGTAGCCGAGGGCGTGAAGCGTAAAATCATGACCTACGATGCTAACCTGATGATGGTCAAAGTGGCGTTTGAAGCGGGAGGGATTGGTGCAGCGCACAGCCATGTACACACCCAGATGAGCTACGTGGACAGTGGTGTGTTTACCATCTCGATTGGAGATGAAACGCGAATTGTGCGGGCAGGAGACGCCTATTACATTCCACCAAACGTCTGGCACGGAGCCGTTTGTGAAGAGGCTGGTGTGCTGGTCGATGTGTTTACGCCCATGCGCGAAGATTTTGTTTAA
- the zwf gene encoding glucose-6-phosphate dehydrogenase: MIPATNQRPSATILFIFGGSGDLNLRKLTPALYNLYLDNYLSDQFAVVGLGRSEYTDESFRERLLEGVQSFSRRKDDLEATWKSFSTAISYLQMDAGDAGAYSKLSDFVAAKEGEWGGPANIVFYLAVAPQLVPGIATNLGKLELCCDKSRVRIVVEKPFGHDLKTAQELNALLGGLFAEEQIYRIDHYLGKETVQNILALRFANSLFEPIWNRRYVEYVQITASETVGLEGRGGYYEGSGALRDMIQNHLLQMLCMVATEAPISFDANEVRNKKVDVLNAIRRIKPEQVKDVAVRGQYGPGQKNGKAIPGYREEEGVQPDSKTETFAAVKLFVDNWRWEDVPFYLRTGKSLPEKATVINIQFKPAPNYAFPDEATENWSSNQLTIGIQPAMDIRLRFQAKRPGQTLAIDPVEMVFSYKEAYKEQEPEAYETLLLDVMTGDATLFMRADQVEAAWKVVTPILEAWESDTVDFPNYEPGSWGPDAAQQLVEKDGFQWMMK, translated from the coding sequence ATGATTCCAGCTACTAATCAGCGCCCATCGGCAACGATCTTATTTATCTTTGGTGGCAGCGGAGATTTGAATCTCCGTAAATTGACCCCCGCCCTGTACAACTTGTATCTTGATAACTACTTATCGGACCAATTTGCCGTGGTTGGATTGGGTAGGAGCGAGTATACTGACGAGTCGTTTCGGGAGCGGCTCCTGGAAGGAGTACAATCGTTCTCCCGCCGAAAAGACGACCTGGAGGCTACGTGGAAGTCGTTTTCAACGGCCATCTCGTACCTGCAAATGGATGCGGGCGATGCGGGTGCGTACTCGAAACTTAGTGACTTTGTAGCCGCAAAAGAAGGCGAATGGGGCGGCCCGGCCAATATTGTTTTTTATCTGGCGGTAGCGCCCCAACTGGTGCCCGGTATTGCAACCAACCTGGGTAAACTCGAACTCTGTTGTGATAAATCGCGTGTTCGAATTGTCGTTGAAAAACCATTCGGGCATGACCTCAAAACGGCGCAGGAACTGAATGCCCTGTTGGGTGGCCTCTTTGCCGAAGAGCAGATTTATCGGATCGACCACTATTTAGGGAAAGAAACGGTGCAAAATATTCTGGCCCTCCGCTTTGCCAACTCGCTATTTGAGCCAATCTGGAACCGGCGTTATGTTGAATATGTACAAATTACTGCTTCGGAGACGGTAGGTCTCGAAGGACGGGGCGGCTATTATGAAGGATCTGGTGCCCTGCGCGATATGATTCAGAATCACCTGCTTCAGATGCTCTGTATGGTGGCTACCGAAGCCCCTATATCGTTCGATGCTAACGAGGTTCGTAACAAAAAAGTGGATGTGTTGAACGCCATCCGCCGGATCAAGCCCGAACAAGTGAAGGATGTGGCCGTTCGCGGACAGTATGGCCCTGGTCAGAAAAACGGCAAAGCTATTCCCGGCTACCGCGAGGAGGAAGGCGTTCAGCCCGATTCAAAAACCGAAACGTTTGCCGCTGTCAAATTATTTGTCGACAACTGGCGGTGGGAAGATGTGCCGTTTTACCTGCGCACTGGCAAGTCGCTTCCCGAAAAAGCAACGGTTATCAATATCCAGTTCAAACCGGCTCCCAACTACGCTTTCCCTGATGAAGCCACCGAAAATTGGTCTTCGAACCAATTGACGATCGGGATTCAACCGGCTATGGACATTCGGCTGCGGTTCCAGGCCAAGCGGCCAGGGCAAACCCTCGCTATCGACCCCGTAGAAATGGTGTTCAGCTACAAGGAAGCCTACAAAGAACAGGAGCCGGAAGCCTACGAAACACTTTTACTGGATGTCATGACCGGTGATGCTACGCTATTCATGCGGGCCGATCAGGTTGAAGCCGCCTGGAAAGTGGTTACCCCAATTCTGGAAGCCTGGGAATCCGACACTGTCGATTTCCCAAATTATGAACCCGGTTCCTGGGGGCCCGACGCGGCTCAGCAACTGGTCGAGAAAGATGGTTTTCAGTGGATGATGAAATAG
- the rpiB gene encoding ribose 5-phosphate isomerase B has product MKIAIGSDHAGFRYKEAIRQFLTGLGHEVIDKGTYAETPSVDYPLFIRPVAEAVAAGAVERGVVLGGSGNGEAIMANRIKGVRCGLCWNEESARLCRQHNDANVISIGERMMSEETALNLVKIWLDTPFEGGRHLARIQELDQ; this is encoded by the coding sequence ATGAAAATTGCCATAGGCTCCGATCACGCTGGTTTCCGCTACAAAGAAGCGATCAGACAATTCCTCACCGGTCTGGGACACGAGGTTATTGATAAGGGCACGTATGCCGAAACACCCTCGGTCGATTACCCACTTTTCATTCGGCCCGTTGCCGAAGCCGTTGCTGCGGGCGCAGTGGAGCGGGGGGTTGTGCTGGGCGGTTCAGGCAACGGAGAAGCGATCATGGCCAACCGCATCAAAGGCGTGCGCTGCGGCCTGTGCTGGAACGAAGAGTCGGCTCGTTTGTGCCGCCAGCATAACGACGCCAATGTTATATCAATCGGCGAACGGATGATGAGCGAAGAAACAGCCCTCAACCTGGTTAAAATCTGGCTCGACACACCCTTTGAAGGTGGTCGGCACCTGGCCCGCATTCAGGAGCTTGACCAGTAA
- a CDS encoding ABC transporter ATP-binding protein encodes MLILWNYLKPYRWLAVLALALAGIAQILALVDPIIFGKLIDQYATNPGKKTDSEKINGVLFLLGIAVGVAVLSNITKAFQEYTTRLVVQKFGTDIFNDGLKQTLRLSYQEFGDQSSGATLSILQKVRTDTEKFINAFVNILFSSLVGIGFLIWYAVTKHWALVPVFLIGVLLLGGLTGLLSTQIKTTQRSINRETALLSGVITESLRNIELIKSLGLTFPEIRRLKIQTGRIFDLEMFKVKRVRLLSFWQSTTLNILKQSVLFTLLWLIFRHVLSTGELISMQFISVAIFNPLQELGNIILAYREAEAGLHSFDKLMQKPIERNPESPVVVGPLERLRFDDVVFRHNGAAQNAIDGVSFEAKLGDTIAFVGPSGSGKSTMVKLLVGLYRPVGGEIYYNDISTKDIRFNPMRRQIGFVTQDTHLFAGTIRENLLFVKPDATEAEMLDALDKAACDHLLARSANGLDTQIGEGGLKMSGGEKQRLSIARALVRHPRLLIFDEATSALDSLTEEEITDTVRSVSALNEQITILIAHRLSTILHANTIFVLEKGKIVEMGSHDALVAQKGLYYAMWRQQIGERRTSLTSIGQ; translated from the coding sequence ATGCTCATACTCTGGAACTACCTGAAACCGTATCGCTGGCTGGCGGTGCTGGCATTAGCCCTGGCAGGTATTGCTCAGATATTGGCCTTGGTCGACCCCATTATTTTTGGCAAGCTTATCGATCAGTATGCAACCAATCCCGGCAAAAAAACCGATTCAGAGAAGATCAACGGGGTGTTGTTCCTGCTGGGAATCGCCGTTGGGGTGGCTGTTCTGTCCAACATAACCAAGGCCTTTCAGGAATATACCACGCGGCTGGTTGTTCAGAAATTTGGCACCGATATTTTTAACGATGGGCTGAAACAAACCCTTCGACTCTCCTATCAGGAGTTTGGCGATCAGAGCAGTGGAGCTACGCTATCCATTCTGCAAAAAGTCCGTACCGACACCGAGAAGTTCATTAATGCCTTCGTGAACATCCTGTTTTCGTCGCTGGTCGGCATTGGATTTCTTATTTGGTATGCCGTCACGAAACACTGGGCGCTCGTTCCGGTGTTTCTGATCGGCGTGTTGCTACTAGGTGGGCTGACAGGTTTGCTCAGTACCCAGATTAAGACTACGCAACGGTCGATCAACCGCGAAACGGCGTTGTTATCGGGCGTCATTACCGAGTCACTCCGCAATATCGAACTGATCAAAAGCCTGGGGCTAACGTTTCCGGAAATCAGACGATTGAAAATCCAGACCGGGCGAATCTTCGATCTGGAAATGTTTAAGGTAAAACGGGTTCGGTTGCTCTCGTTCTGGCAAAGTACAACCCTGAATATCCTCAAACAATCTGTCTTGTTCACGCTGCTCTGGCTTATTTTCCGCCATGTGTTGAGCACTGGCGAGTTGATTTCCATGCAGTTTATTTCGGTCGCCATTTTCAACCCGCTCCAGGAGTTGGGCAATATCATTCTGGCGTATCGCGAAGCCGAAGCGGGCTTGCATAGTTTCGACAAACTGATGCAGAAACCCATCGAACGAAATCCGGAATCCCCCGTCGTCGTCGGGCCATTGGAGCGATTGCGCTTCGACGACGTCGTGTTTCGCCACAATGGCGCTGCTCAGAATGCAATCGATGGCGTTTCCTTCGAAGCTAAACTAGGTGATACCATTGCCTTTGTCGGGCCGTCCGGGTCCGGGAAGTCTACAATGGTTAAGCTGCTGGTTGGGCTTTACCGGCCCGTTGGTGGGGAAATCTATTACAATGACATTTCCACTAAAGACATCCGGTTTAATCCGATGCGTCGGCAAATCGGCTTTGTTACGCAGGATACGCACCTGTTTGCTGGCACCATCCGCGAAAATCTACTCTTTGTCAAGCCCGATGCAACTGAAGCTGAAATGCTCGATGCGCTCGATAAAGCGGCCTGCGATCACCTGCTGGCTCGCTCGGCCAACGGGCTCGACACACAAATTGGCGAGGGAGGCCTCAAAATGTCGGGGGGCGAAAAACAGCGGTTATCCATTGCTCGGGCGCTGGTCCGGCATCCACGCCTGCTGATTTTCGATGAAGCCACGTCGGCGCTCGATTCGCTGACTGAAGAAGAAATTACCGATACGGTTCGGAGTGTGTCGGCTCTGAATGAGCAGATCACCATCCTGATTGCTCACCGGCTGTCGACCATCCTGCACGCCAATACCATCTTTGTGCTGGAGAAGGGCAAAATTGTTGAAATGGGCAGTCACGATGCATTGGTTGCCCAAAAAGGCCTATATTATGCCATGTGGCGGCAGCAAATCGGTGAGCGCCGAACAAGCCTGACGTCAATTGGCCAGTAA